The Acidobacteriaceae bacterium genome includes a region encoding these proteins:
- a CDS encoding SRPBCC family protein, with amino-acid sequence MQLIELETKIAAPLERCFLLSLSIELHMASTAPTRERAIAGVTHGIIGPDQTVTWRGRHFGLMLTHTSLIDRYDPPNYFRDVMVAGHFRSFEHEHFYEPIEKSQTLMRDRLWFSAPFGVAGILTEQFFLRRYFIKFLQARNAAIRRVAESPTQEWRDYLG; translated from the coding sequence GTGCAGCTCATCGAGCTCGAAACAAAGATCGCAGCGCCGCTTGAGCGCTGCTTTCTTTTGTCCCTCAGCATCGAGCTGCACATGGCCAGCACCGCGCCCACGCGCGAGCGCGCCATCGCTGGTGTGACACACGGCATCATCGGCCCGGACCAGACCGTGACCTGGCGCGGCCGCCACTTCGGGCTGATGCTTACGCACACCTCACTCATCGATCGCTATGATCCGCCGAACTATTTCCGCGATGTCATGGTCGCAGGCCACTTCCGTTCTTTCGAGCACGAGCATTTCTATGAGCCCATCGAAAAGAGCCAGACTCTGATGCGGGATCGCCTTTGGTTCTCTGCCCCTTTTGGTGTAGCCGGCATCCTCACAGAGCAATTTTTTCTGCGCCGATATTTCATAAAATTTCTTCAGGCGCGCAACGCGGCCATCCGTCGTGTTGCGGAGAGCCCGACGCAAGAGTGGCGTGATTATCTGGGCTGA
- the thrS gene encoding threonine--tRNA ligase: MNSQIKIQLPDGSAREVPRGTTPLDIANSISPRLAAAVVVARVRPLNTASTESADAEAKAEQSEEAMYSGQAEQGERIVDLSAPLNEDVALELLKENDPAALRVVRHSAAHVMATAILELFPETKLGHGPATDNGYFYDVYRETPFTEADLAAIEQRMHDVVARDEKFQRVEEPREQGLADYEKSGEFMKVHFIERFTKPGDTISLYKNGNFTDFCRGPHVPSTGRVKAFKVTSIAGAYWLGKEDNQQLQRIYGTAFFSQKDLDAHFKYLEEIKARDHRVLGKQLDLFSIQEVAGAGLIFWHPKGGLIRKTMEDWMRAECIRRGYQMVFTPHIMRRELWKISGHEENYAENMYPPMELDDAEYRIKPMNCPGHILIYKNSPKSYRDLPQRYAELGNVYRYERSGTMHGLLRVRGFTQDDAHIFCTPEQIEDEMEACVDFAESVLKTFGFSEFKVELSTWDPKDPKFIGGAEQWNRANGSLTRVLERKNISYKTIPGEAAFYGPKIDIKLVDVLGRLWQLSTVQFDWNLPERFQLEYIGEDGERHRPVMVHRALFGSVERFFGVLIEHYAGAFPFWLAPVQVGLVPISEKHADYAQSVKNRLEAAGLRVELDLSNQKMNAKIRDFGLQKVPFILVVGDKESATDSVSVRVRGKGDQGSQTIDAFLAHAKQLVAEHSMEL, from the coding sequence GTGAACTCACAGATCAAGATTCAGCTTCCTGACGGCTCCGCGCGCGAGGTTCCGCGCGGAACGACGCCGCTCGACATCGCAAACAGCATCTCGCCGCGCCTCGCCGCCGCCGTGGTTGTCGCGCGTGTGCGCCCGCTGAACACCGCCTCTACCGAAAGCGCCGATGCTGAAGCTAAAGCTGAACAGAGCGAAGAAGCGATGTACTCCGGCCAGGCCGAGCAGGGCGAACGAATCGTCGACCTCTCCGCTCCCCTCAACGAGGATGTTGCGCTCGAGCTGCTGAAAGAGAATGATCCGGCAGCGCTGCGTGTCGTGCGCCATTCGGCCGCGCACGTCATGGCGACGGCGATCCTCGAGCTCTTCCCGGAGACCAAGCTCGGCCACGGTCCCGCTACCGACAACGGCTATTTCTATGACGTCTACCGCGAGACGCCGTTCACCGAAGCCGACCTCGCCGCGATCGAGCAGCGGATGCATGACGTGGTCGCGCGCGACGAGAAGTTCCAGCGCGTCGAAGAGCCGCGCGAGCAGGGCCTTGCTGATTACGAAAAGTCCGGCGAGTTCATGAAGGTCCACTTCATCGAACGCTTTACCAAACCCGGCGACACGATTTCGCTCTACAAGAACGGTAACTTCACGGACTTCTGCCGCGGCCCGCACGTGCCCTCCACCGGCCGGGTGAAGGCGTTCAAAGTCACGTCGATTGCGGGCGCGTACTGGCTCGGCAAAGAGGACAACCAGCAGCTGCAGCGCATCTACGGCACGGCATTCTTCTCGCAGAAGGACCTCGACGCCCACTTCAAGTACCTCGAGGAGATCAAGGCGCGCGATCACCGCGTGCTCGGCAAACAGCTTGATCTCTTCTCCATCCAGGAGGTCGCCGGCGCGGGCCTCATCTTCTGGCACCCGAAGGGCGGCCTCATCCGCAAGACGATGGAAGACTGGATGCGCGCCGAATGCATCCGCCGCGGGTATCAGATGGTCTTCACGCCGCACATCATGCGCCGCGAGCTCTGGAAGATCTCCGGCCATGAAGAGAATTACGCCGAAAACATGTACCCGCCGATGGAGCTCGACGATGCTGAGTACCGCATCAAGCCCATGAACTGTCCCGGCCACATCCTCATCTACAAGAATTCGCCGAAGTCCTACCGCGACCTTCCGCAGCGTTATGCCGAGCTCGGCAATGTGTACCGCTATGAGCGCAGCGGCACGATGCATGGGCTTCTGCGCGTTCGCGGCTTCACCCAGGACGACGCCCACATCTTCTGCACACCGGAGCAGATTGAAGACGAGATGGAAGCCTGCGTCGATTTCGCAGAGTCTGTCCTCAAGACCTTCGGCTTCTCTGAATTCAAGGTCGAGCTCTCCACGTGGGACCCCAAAGATCCCAAGTTCATTGGCGGCGCCGAGCAGTGGAACCGCGCGAATGGCTCGCTCACCCGCGTGCTCGAACGCAAAAACATCTCCTACAAGACCATCCCCGGAGAGGCAGCCTTCTACGGCCCCAAGATCGATATCAAACTCGTCGACGTCCTGGGCCGCCTTTGGCAGCTCTCCACCGTCCAGTTCGATTGGAACCTTCCCGAGCGCTTCCAACTCGAATACATCGGCGAAGACGGCGAGCGCCACCGCCCCGTCATGGTCCACCGCGCTCTCTTCGGCTCTGTCGAGCGCTTCTTCGGCGTGCTCATCGAGCACTACGCAGGCGCCTTCCCGTTCTGGCTCGCTCCCGTGCAGGTCGGCCTCGTGCCCATCAGTGAAAAGCACGCCGACTACGCGCAGAGCGTAAAGAACCGCCTTGAAGCCGCCGGCCTTCGCGTCGAGCTCGACCTCTCCAACCAGAAGATGAACGCGAAGATCCGCGATTTCGGCCTGCAAAAGGTTCCGTTCATCCTCGTCGTCGGCGACAAGGAATCGGCGACGGACTCAGTCAGCGTGCGCGTCCGTGGCAAAGGCGACCAAGGCTCACAAACCATCGACGCCTTCCTCGCACACGCGAAGCAGCTCGTCGCTGAGCACTCGATGGAGCTATAG
- a CDS encoding class I SAM-dependent methyltransferase, producing the protein MEQQKQVTPERIMQMAWGYAPTLILEAAIRNKVFDTLDAGPKTVDEVTSATGASERGVRAIMNALVGLDLLKKNGGSKYELTPESAAFLVSTKPSFMGGMAAHTSQQLIPNWLHLSDVVATGKPASTVNQADGGEAFFQELVSNIFAMSYAPAKALGAHLALGESGPPVRVLDLGAGSGVWSIALAQSSPRVQVTAVDWPGVLPITKKTADRFGVGDRYTLVPGDLGKVDFGKDYNVITIGHILHSEGEERSKTLLRKCFDALAPGGTIAIQEFLVNAERTGPAMSLIFAVNMVVNTDNGDTWSFDEISGWLKEAGFANPRTLDSPGPSPLILATKP; encoded by the coding sequence ATGGAACAGCAGAAACAAGTCACGCCTGAACGCATTATGCAGATGGCGTGGGGCTACGCCCCGACCCTGATTCTTGAAGCCGCGATCCGCAACAAGGTTTTCGACACACTCGACGCCGGGCCGAAGACAGTTGATGAAGTCACGTCTGCGACGGGCGCGTCGGAGCGCGGTGTACGCGCCATCATGAACGCGCTCGTCGGGCTCGACCTGCTGAAGAAAAACGGCGGCAGCAAGTATGAGCTGACTCCGGAAAGCGCGGCATTTCTGGTCTCGACCAAGCCCTCGTTCATGGGCGGAATGGCGGCGCACACGTCACAGCAGCTCATCCCGAACTGGCTGCATTTGAGCGACGTGGTTGCGACGGGCAAGCCCGCGAGCACCGTCAATCAGGCGGACGGAGGCGAGGCGTTTTTCCAGGAACTCGTCAGCAATATCTTCGCGATGAGCTACGCCCCGGCCAAGGCTCTCGGTGCACATCTAGCGCTCGGCGAGTCTGGTCCTCCGGTGCGTGTGCTCGATCTCGGCGCCGGTTCCGGCGTGTGGAGCATCGCGCTCGCGCAGAGCTCGCCGCGCGTGCAGGTCACGGCGGTCGACTGGCCGGGCGTGCTTCCGATTACGAAAAAGACGGCCGACCGTTTCGGCGTGGGAGACCGCTACACGCTGGTTCCCGGCGACCTCGGCAAGGTTGATTTTGGCAAGGATTACAACGTCATCACTATCGGCCACATCCTGCACAGCGAGGGCGAGGAGCGCTCGAAGACGCTGCTGCGCAAATGCTTTGACGCGCTCGCTCCTGGCGGCACGATCGCGATCCAGGAGTTTCTCGTCAACGCCGAACGCACCGGGCCGGCGATGAGCCTCATCTTCGCCGTCAACATGGTCGTGAACACGGACAACGGCGACACCTGGAGCTTCGATGAGATCTCCGGCTGGCTCAAAGAGGCGGGCTTCGCGAATCCACGCACGCTCGATTCTCCGGGGCCCTCGCCGCTGATATTGGCGACCAAGCCGTAA